The Pygocentrus nattereri isolate fPygNat1 chromosome 2, fPygNat1.pri, whole genome shotgun sequence genome has a window encoding:
- the LOC108415224 gene encoding protein FAM43A-like, producing the protein MPCEGEPSEESYSKHCVSWVKSYRDRIRGIFPSKRKTLTISTDDPSYTVLYLGSSTTLQAKGAGCTNAAVSKIWRKSEMGRNGCRMLLTVGAQGIRMEHTGEKRAKQKPGHLYLLHRVTYCAADPSLPRVLTWVYRHQIKHKAVTLRCHAALLTKADQAKATENLLNRTLMTALTEFQRLKRRQDAKRQQLQQAGHGTVPLVPTRKILNGQSSYRPPAPNGRSHSGQKLCSITEDSVGEEEEERNTVFHSYLDEECSDEEGDEEVYLIISDLQELDLQNEVTSLNESCGQSTSSQSSEEVSDEEAPDTPGRPGSYLYRLVISPVQTR; encoded by the exons ATGCCGTGTGAAGGAGAGCCGAGCGAGGAGAGCTATTCTAAACACTGCGTGTCCTGGGTTAAATCCTACCGGGACAGGATCAGAGGGATTTTTCCCTCCAAAAGGAAGACGCTGACCATCTCCACCGATGACCCGTCCTACACCGTGCTCTACCTGGGCAGCTCCACCACGCTGCAGGCCAAAGGAGCCGGCTGCACCAACGCTGCGGTCAGTAAGATCTGGAGGAAGAGCGAAATGGGCAGGAACGGCTGCAGGATGCTGCTGACCGTCGGAGCTCAGGGCATTCGGATGGAGCACACGGGCGAAAAACGAGCCAAACAGAAGCCGGGTCACCTGTACCTGCTGCACAGGGTCACCTACTGTGCTGCGGACCCCTCGCTGCCCCGAGTGCTGACCTGGGTCTACCGGCACCAGATAAAACACAAAGCTGTGACGCTGCGCTGCCACGCCGCTCTGCTGACCAAAGCAGACCAGGCCAAAGCCACGGAGAACCTGCTGAACCGGACGCTGATGACCGCCCTGACTGAGTTCCAGAGGCTCAAACGCAGGCAGGATGCCAAAaggcagcagctgcagcaggctGGACACGGAACCGTCCCACTGGTGCCCACCAGGAAGATCCTGAACGGACAGAGTTCGTACAGACCGCCGGCCCCAAACGGCCGCAGCCACAG TGGTCAGAAGCTCTGCTCCATCACCGAGGATTCtgtgggggaggaggaggaggagcgaAACACTGTGTTCCACAGCTACCTGGACGAGGAGTGTTCAGATGAGGAAGGTGATGAGGAAGTGTACTTGATCATCAGTGACCTTCAGGAACTGGACCTTCAAAACGAAGTGACGTCCCTGAACGAGAGCTGTGGACAAAGCACGAGCAGCCAGTCCAGCGAAGAGGTCAGCGATGAGGAGGCACCGGACACACCTGGACGCCCAGGTTCATACCTGTACAGACTG GTTATCTCACCTGTACAGACCAGATAG